The genomic window ATATACAACAAAAACCTCGCTATTTTAATTCTTTAAAGCAAGTTATAACAATTCCTCTGTCTAATTCAAGTAAAGTTCTCGAAATAGGAGGAGGACAGATTGTTTTATTATTAAATGAAATGTATGGAATTCAAGGTGCAGTTGCCGATGTAAATGAAAAATATCAAAATAGTTTAGCTCAGTTTGGAATAAATTTTAGATCTTGTGATTTATTGCATGACGACTTACCAGAAAGAGATACTTATGATTTGGTTGTTTTGTGTGAAGTTATTGAACATATGCCCGTTCCTCCCTATATTATTTTAGAAAAAATCAAACAATGGATTAAACCAGGAGGATGGATTTTTTTGACAACCCCCAATCTTTACCGACTGAGAAATTTAGTAAGGTTAGCTTTAGGAATGAGGGTTTTTGATACTTTTTTTATTCCTGAAAAAGGCCAAGGAATAGGTCATCCCATTGAGTATAGTAAAGAGCAGTTTCAATGGCAACTTGAAAAAGCAGGATTTCACTCAGTCCAGATAGACTTACAGCAATTAGATAATTCTGGTGCAAGCTTAGGAACACAAATAGGCAGAATGCTTTTAAGTCCTTTATTGTTACGGCCACTTTGGCGTGATAAATTAGTGGCGATCGCTCAAAAGCCGTTATTAAAGACTGTGTAAAAAGCCAGGCTCTTATGTAAAGGAAATCATCATGAACAACAAAAGAAAGAAAGCTCTACTTATCATCGAACAATGTAATCCTGACTGGTCATCAGTTCCATTAGTAGGTTATAACTTCTACTATGAAATTAGTCAATTATGTG from Crocosphaera subtropica ATCC 51142 includes these protein-coding regions:
- a CDS encoding class I SAM-dependent methyltransferase, with the protein product MLPKLSTGDFNVAYEKVVLNNDFFEKDNYYIQQKPRYFNSLKQVITIPLSNSSKVLEIGGGQIVLLLNEMYGIQGAVADVNEKYQNSLAQFGINFRSCDLLHDDLPERDTYDLVVLCEVIEHMPVPPYIILEKIKQWIKPGGWIFLTTPNLYRLRNLVRLALGMRVFDTFFIPEKGQGIGHPIEYSKEQFQWQLEKAGFHSVQIDLQQLDNSGASLGTQIGRMLLSPLLLRPLWRDKLVAIAQKPLLKTV